CGCCCTGGCGGACTGCGACGCGGGCCTCCGCGACCACCTGGCGCAGAGCGCGTGTCGCCAAAGGGCGCCCGAACTCAGCGCTCAGCTGCACCCCCTCGGGTGACTGCAACAGAGCGCTAATCGAAGGAAGAAGACGCAACATCCGCAACATCGCAGCATTCTCAACAGAGAAGAAGACAGTCTATAGCAATCCAAGGCAGCGACTGACCAGGCGCACACCCGCGGTTGCGTCCTCAACATCAGTGCAAAGAATAATACATCGTAATGCCCAGGCTATTGGCGATCTTCCCCATAATTGCGTAGAGGTCTGCATCATGGAGCCGGCAGATCGCGTATTGGTCCGCGAGCAACGTGCGCAGGACGGGATAGAGAAGCTCCGTCTTCACCAGGCTATCGGTATCCAGAAGAGGATAATCGCGCTTCAAGAGCAGATGGTGATAGGGACGGAGCTTACCCCGATAGGACGTCAGTGCGACCACATTGACGGCGCCGGCGTGGCGGCAGAACGGTTCAGCGGAGACCACCAGGGCCGGATGCCAGTCCAGGATGCGCTTCTCCTCGATGCCGGGGGGAAGGGCGGGATAGCCGAAATTCACCCAGTATACCATGCCGAACTGCACAGGCGTATGATACGTCAATGCTTCAGGCGGCAACTCTGGTGGATGA
The DNA window shown above is from Thermogemmatispora onikobensis and carries:
- a CDS encoding type II toxin-antitoxin system PemK/MazF family toxin: MPHPPELPPEALTYHTPVQFGMVYWVNFGYPALPPGIEEKRILDWHPALVVSAEPFCRHAGAVNVVALTSYRGKLRPYHHLLLKRDYPLLDTDSLVKTELLYPVLRTLLADQYAICRLHDADLYAIMGKIANSLGITMYYSLH